From Patulibacter sp. SYSU D01012:
AGCCCGGCAGGTCGGTGCGGCCGACGGAGCCCTGGAAGAGGACGTCGCCCGAGAAGATCGCGCCCTCGTCGGGCAGCGCGTAGGTGACGTGGTCGGGGCTGTGCCCGGGCGTGGAGACGACCTGGAAGTCGAAGCCGGCCAGCGACACGACGTCGCCGCCCCGCACGAGGTGCTCGGGGTCGTAGCCGCGGAACGGCCCGAAGCCCTGCCAACGCATCACGGCGTTGGGGTCGCGCAGCGTGTCGGCCTCGCCGGCGGGGCACCAGACCTCGGCGCCCGTGGCGTCGTGCAGGTCCGCCACCGCCCCGATGTGGTCGAAGTGCGTGTGCGTGACGAGGATGCCCTTCAGGGTCAGCCCGTGCTCCTTCAGCGCGGCGAGCAGCTTCGGGGCCTCGGCGCCGGGGTCGACGACCACGGCCTCGTCGGAGCCCTCCTGGGAGACCAGGAACGCGTTCTCCTGGATCATCCCGACGGTGTACATGCGGACGTCCATGACGGACCCCTTCCCCCTGGTGGACGGTGGCTACCGCTTCTTGCCGCGCGGCTTCGGCGCGGGCGCCCGGCCGGCGGCCTGCCCGAGCTTCGCCATGCGGCGGCGGTACATGAAGCGGTCGAAGTAGAAGCCGAACGGCGTGTAGACCGCCACGAGCATCAGACCGGTCAGCAGCACCGCGGCGGGCTGGCCCTTCAGCGCGAGCAGCATGACGAGCACGAACACGCCGGCGGCGAAGAGCGCCCGGATGAACGCGGAGCGCCAGGACGGCTCGCGGAGTCGAGGGTCGACGCGCGCGCGGCCCGGAGCGGATCCGGTGCCGGTGCTGCGGGAACGGGCGTGGGTGACGCCCCGGGATTCGATCATCCCGGCGGCGTTGCCGCGGTGCTTCGTGCGGCGCTTCGTGGGGCGGGCCATTGGCCCGTCCAGACTAGCGGCGCCCCGCCACGACCGGCACCGCGACGGCGCTGCCGTACGCTGGAGCGGATGTCGCGACACCGTCTCGGCCTCGTCCTCACCGGGGGGACGATCGGCTCGACCTCCGCCCGCGACGCCGACGTCGTGCGCCTCGTCCGCGGCCCCGGAGCGGGCGGCCTGCCGGGGTGGCTGGCGGGGCCGCTCGCCGCGTTCGGGTCCCACCAGCTGCAGATCGAGCGGCCCGTCGAGCTGCACTCCGAGGAGGCGCGCCCGGCCGACTGGGAGGCGATCGCCGCGGCGATCCGCCGGCTCGTCGCCCGCGGCGCCGAGGCGATCTGCGTGCTGCACGGCTCGGACACGATGGGCTACAGCGCCGCGGCGCTCTCCTTCGCCCTGGCGGACCTGCCCGTCCCCGTCGTGCTCACCGGCAGCAACCTGCCGCCCGACGACCCCGAGAGCGACGCGCGCAACAACGTCCGCAGCGCCCTGATCGCGCTGCGCACCCTGCCGGCCGGCACGTACCTCGTCTTCGCCGGCACCCCGGACGGCGACGCGGCCGTGCACCTGGGCACCCGCGTGCGCAAGGAGCGCGCGTCCGGCCGCGCGTTCGTGTCGCCCAACGGCGGCCCCGTCGCGGTCGTGCGCCGCGGCCGCCTGGAGCGCCTGGTGCCCTGGCCCGCGCCGCAGCCGCTCGGTCCCCGCGACCGGGTCGTCGGCGTCGCCGCCCACCCCACCGTCGCGCGGTTCGACCCCCGCGTGCTCGAGCTGCGCGTCCACCCCGGGATGCCGTTCGGCGCCCTCGAGGCCGCCGTCGAGGCGGGCGGGCTGCGCGGCGTCGTCGCCGAGCTCTACCCCTGCGCCACCGGCCCCACCGGCGAGGACGACGCGTCCCTCTCGCGCTTCTCGGAGTTCGTCACCGCGCGCGGCGGCGTCGTGGTCGGCACCGTCGCGGCGGCCCCCGACGTGGCCGGCTCGTACTACCCCTCCCTGCCCGTGCTGACGGGCGCGGGGATCAGCTTCCTGCCCGGGGTGCTGTCGTCGGCCGCCACGGTGAAGCTGATGTGGGCGCTGGCCGTCGCGGGCGACGACCCGGCCGGGGTGCGGGCGCTCATGCGCCGCGTGGTCGCGGGCGAGGTGGCGCTCGTCGGGCGGCCCGAGCCGCGGCCGGGGCGCGCGCGGGCCGCGTCGCGCGCCGCATCGCGTGCCTGACGGTCGCCGGCGCTCGCCCGGCGCGGCCCGGCGAGCGGTCGACGCGGCGACGCGGCGACGCCGGAGCCGCGCCGGCGGCGCCCCAGCGGGTCGCCCAGGCGGCCGCATCCCGGCCCGCCCGACCGGGTAGCCGCCGGCCATGAGCACCGACGAGACGAACGCGGACCAGGTCCCCGACCGCGACCCGGCGCCCGAGACCGAGGCGGGGAAGGGCGATGGCCAGGAGACGGAGACGGGCCGCACCGAGAGCGGGTCGGGCGGCGACGCCGGCGGCGGGTCCGACGACCCGTCCAGCCCCGAGGCGATCGAGCGGGACCCGTCGACGGCGGGTGGGCCGAGCGGCGAGGTGCCGGACGCCGTCGAGCGGCTGCGCGGCGGCTGAGCGCCGCCCGCGGCGGGGCGTCGACCGGCGCCCGGCGGTCAGCCGGCGGCCAGCGCGTCCTCGAGCGTCCGCCGGCCCCGGACGGGCACGTCCTCCGGGAAGCCCGCGAACGCCTCGGCCGGCGGCAGCCCCACGACCTCGCAGGCCGCCACGTCGGCGTGGCGCGCGACGGCCGCGACGAGGCGGGCCAGCGGCACGGCCCGGTGGTCCTCGACGTTGCAGGACACCTGGGCCAGCGGCGCGCCCCCGCCCGCGAGGCCCTCGGCGTGCGCCAGCTCCAGGCCGATGGCGCGGACGCCGGGCAGCCCCTCCTCCCCGCCCTCGCGCACGAGCGCAGCGATCCGGCGGGCGTCGTCCGGGGTCGCCGGCGCGGCGAGCTCGACGTTGAAGGCCAGCAGCGGCGGGCGGGCGCCGACGAGGACGGCGCCGGCCGTCGGGTGCGGCCGCGCGGGGCCGAAGTCCGGCCGCAGCTCGCCCGCGGCCAGGCGTCGCGTCAGCTCCTCGACCCCGCCGCGGCGCACGTCCGCGCGCGTGCGGCCGTCGCCGAGCAGCCCGTAGAGCAGGACGGGCAGCCCGAGCTCGCCGATGCCCGCCGCTGCGGACAGCGCCTCGAGCACCGCCACGCCGCGCTCCTCCGGCGTGCGGAAGACCACGGGGCAGACGTCGAGGGCGCCGACGTGCGGGTGCACCCCGCGGGGCGTGCGCAGGTCGACGTGCGCCATCGCGGCCTCGGCGCCGGTGACGAGCGCGTCCGCCAGACGCCCCGGGGGCGCGGCCAGGGTGTGCACCGCGCGGTGGTGGTCCGGGTCGGCGTGGACGTCGAGCACCCGGGCGCCGCCCTCGGCGTACGCGCGGCCGATCGCGTCGACCGTCGTCCGGTCGCGGCCCTCCGAGACGTTCGGGACGGCGATGAGCGTCGGCGGCACGGGCAGCGGCATCGCGGCGGACGCTAGCCGACCCTCGCCGTAGGCTGCCGCCCATGTCGTCGACCGTCCCGGCGCCCGGCTCCGCGGCCGCCGACGCGCAGCCGCGCCGCCTGTCCGCCCGCGCGGTGCCGTACTGGCGCCTGCACCTGGCGGCGCAGGGCCTGCCGGCCGCGGCGGTCGCCACCGTCGTGCTGGCGCTCGTCCCCGTCCCCGGGTGGGTCGCGGCGGTCGGGACCGCCGCGGCGTGGGTCGCGGCGCTCGGCACGGTGGCCGTCGTGCCGGCCGTCCGGCGGCGGATCTGGTGGTACGCCATCGGCGCCGAGGAGGTCGACCTGCACCACGGGCTCCTCGTCATCACGCGGACGGTGGTGCCGATGGTGCGGGTGCAGCACGTCGACCTGCACCACGGGCCGCTCGCGGACCGCTTCGGCCTGGCCGAGATCGAGCTGCACACCGCCGCCGGGTCGGTGACGATCCCGGCGCTCGACCGCGACGAGGCCGAGGCCCTGCGCGCCCACATCGCCGCGCTGGCGCGGGTGCCGGATGAGCTCTGAGCCGGACGCGAGCCCCGGTCCGCCGACGGACGCGGCGCCCCCGACGGACGAAGTCCCGCCGCGGCGGCTGCACGTCGCCTACGTCCTCGTCCGCCTGTTCCGCGTGCTGCGCGGCGGCCTGCCGGCGCTGCTCGGCATCGCGGTCGGCTTCGGCGACTACGCCGTGGCGGCCATCGCCACGCTGATCGGGCTGGCGTGCGTCTCCGTCGTGCTCGAGTGGCGCGCGACGACGTACCGCGTGACGGACGGCGCGCTGCACCTGCGCAGCGGACTGCTCAGCCGCTCGGACCGGGCGGTGCCCGCGTCGCGGATCTCGGCGCTCGACACGTCGCGCGGCCTGGTCCAGCGGCTGTTCGGGCTCGTGTCGCTCGAGGTGCAGACCGCCGGCGGCGCGCGCGGCAAGGCCGAGGTGCGGCTGGACGCGCTGACGTACGCCGAGGCCGAGCGGCTGCGCGGCGTCCTGGGGCATGCGCGCCGGGGCGCCGCCGCCCCCGCCGGCCCGGCGGCGGACGACGCCGCGACCGCCGAGGCGTCCGGCGAGACCGTCTACGCGATCACCGGCCGCGAGCTGCTGGTCGCCGCGCTGACGGGGCCGCAGATCGGCGTCGTCGCCGCGCTCGTCGGCGCCGTCTTCTCGCAGGCCCAGGACCTGCTGCCCGGCAGCGTGCGGCACGCGGTGCGCGACGTCGTCAGCGACGCGTCGGTGACGACGATCGCCGTGCTCGTCGGCCTGGCGCTGCTGCTCGCGGCGGTCGTGTCGGTGATCGGGACGGTGCTGGGGTTCGCCGAGTTCACCGTCACGCGCGACGAGGGACGTCTGCGCGTGCGCCGCGGCCTGCTGACGGAGCGGACGGCGACGATCGCGCTCGAGCGGATCCACGGCGTGCGGATCGTCGAGGGGCTGCTGCGGCGACCGCTCGGCTACGCGACGGTGCAGGTCGAGGTGGCCGGCTACGGGCGCGAGGAGCTGACCCGGACGCTGGTGCCGCTCGTCCGGCGCGACGCGGTGCCCGCGCTGCTGGCCCGGATGGTGCCCGACCTGGCGTGGCCGGCCGCGCCGTACGAGCGTCCGCCGGCGCGCGCCCGCCGCCGCTACTGGACGCGGCCGGTGCTGACGCTCGCCGTCCCCGCGGCGGCCGGGGCGATCTGGCTGCCGGGCGCGTGGCGCGCCGCGGCCCTCCTCCCCCTCGCGCTCGGCGTCGCGCTCGGCGAGTCGCGCTGGCGCGGGGCGGGGTGGCGGCGGCAGGACGGGACGCTCGCGATCCGCCGCCAGCTCCTGGCCCGGACGACGCTGCTGGCGCGGGCGCGACGCGTGCAGAAGGTGCTCGTGCGGACCACGCCGCTGACCCGGCGGGCGGGCCTGGCGGGCTTCGCGGTCGTGCTGGCGACGAAGCGCGGCGGACGGGTGCGCTACATGCCGGCGGCCGACGCCCGCGCGCTGCAGGACGCCGTCCTGGCGGAGGCCGTCCCGGGCCGCCGGACCGCCGAGCCGTCACGCTCGCCCGCCGCCCGCTAAAGTGGTCCGCCCCCGCCGGAGTAGCTCAGTCGGTTAGAGCAGCGGAATCATAATCCGCGTGTCGGGGGTTCGAGTCCCTCCTCCGGCATCCTGAAAGGCCCGCAGACGCGGGCCTTTCGCGTTCCGAGGGCGCGCCGCCCGCAAGCCTCCGGCGGAGGGACAGCCACGGGACAGCGGCCGCGGCCGACCCGCAGCCACGATGAAGCGCGCCGTCGAGCGCCCACCCGCCAGAAGCCCGTTCCCCCGCCACGCCCGCGACCGGCTAGGTTGGGCGCGTGCTCATCGCCGGGATCGTCGTCGTCTGCCTCGTGCTGCTCGTGCTCGCGTTCGTCTTCCCGCGCCTGTCGCGCGGGCCGGAGAACGGCGGCAAGCGGGTGATGGGCGTCGGCAGCAGCGGCGCGTCGAAGGCGCCCGGCCGCCTGGGCCACTGGCTCGCGAAGCCGTTCTCGAACGCCTCGAAGGCGATGGGCAAGAGCGGCGAGACCGGCCGCAAG
This genomic window contains:
- a CDS encoding MBL fold metallo-hydrolase; the protein is MDVRMYTVGMIQENAFLVSQEGSDEAVVVDPGAEAPKLLAALKEHGLTLKGILVTHTHFDHIGAVADLHDATGAEVWCPAGEADTLRDPNAVMRWQGFGPFRGYDPEHLVRGGDVVSLAGFDFQVVSTPGHSPDHVTYALPDEGAIFSGDVLFQGSVGRTDLPGCDHGRLMRSIKDLLDRFDDATTVCPGHMAPTTLGQERRTNPFVLDLLANGTGA
- a CDS encoding asparaginase domain-containing protein codes for the protein MSRHRLGLVLTGGTIGSTSARDADVVRLVRGPGAGGLPGWLAGPLAAFGSHQLQIERPVELHSEEARPADWEAIAAAIRRLVARGAEAICVLHGSDTMGYSAAALSFALADLPVPVVLTGSNLPPDDPESDARNNVRSALIALRTLPAGTYLVFAGTPDGDAAVHLGTRVRKERASGRAFVSPNGGPVAVVRRGRLERLVPWPAPQPLGPRDRVVGVAAHPTVARFDPRVLELRVHPGMPFGALEAAVEAGGLRGVVAELYPCATGPTGEDDASLSRFSEFVTARGGVVVGTVAAAPDVAGSYYPSLPVLTGAGISFLPGVLSSAATVKLMWALAVAGDDPAGVRALMRRVVAGEVALVGRPEPRPGRARAASRAASRA
- a CDS encoding PH domain-containing protein, with the protein product MSSTVPAPGSAAADAQPRRLSARAVPYWRLHLAAQGLPAAAVATVVLALVPVPGWVAAVGTAAAWVAALGTVAVVPAVRRRIWWYAIGAEEVDLHHGLLVITRTVVPMVRVQHVDLHHGPLADRFGLAEIELHTAAGSVTIPALDRDEAEALRAHIAALARVPDEL
- a CDS encoding PH domain-containing protein is translated as MSSEPDASPGPPTDAAPPTDEVPPRRLHVAYVLVRLFRVLRGGLPALLGIAVGFGDYAVAAIATLIGLACVSVVLEWRATTYRVTDGALHLRSGLLSRSDRAVPASRISALDTSRGLVQRLFGLVSLEVQTAGGARGKAEVRLDALTYAEAERLRGVLGHARRGAAAPAGPAADDAATAEASGETVYAITGRELLVAALTGPQIGVVAALVGAVFSQAQDLLPGSVRHAVRDVVSDASVTTIAVLVGLALLLAAVVSVIGTVLGFAEFTVTRDEGRLRVRRGLLTERTATIALERIHGVRIVEGLLRRPLGYATVQVEVAGYGREELTRTLVPLVRRDAVPALLARMVPDLAWPAAPYERPPARARRRYWTRPVLTLAVPAAAGAIWLPGAWRAAALLPLALGVALGESRWRGAGWRRQDGTLAIRRQLLARTTLLARARRVQKVLVRTTPLTRRAGLAGFAVVLATKRGGRVRYMPAADARALQDAVLAEAVPGRRTAEPSRSPAAR
- a CDS encoding DUF6411 family protein is translated as MLIAGIVVVCLVLLVLAFVFPRLSRGPENGGKRVMGVGSSGASKAPGRLGHWLAKPFSNASKAMGKSGETGRKGRSKLPF